The window ttttggggaggggtctttgggatctggggggttttggggaggggtctttggggtcttgggggtctttggggggagtttgggggggatttggggtctgggggagttttgggggggtttgggggggcttttaggggagatttggggtctgggggtcttttgggggtgtcttttgggtctgggggggtccctgggggtttttATCCTCTCTgggggggcagatttgggggtctcggggtcgtttcacccccccagacccccccacagacgccccctccccatttccagCCTCGGGGGGGCTCTGTCCCTGTCGGGGCTCCTGGAGACCCTCgagcccctggagctggggggggtcccggcccagcccgggggtctcccccaccccccccgggaggaattggggaggggtctgcgccccccccgacccccccgCGGCGCTCGgacagcctggaggagctgctggggcaggtgggaaatgtggggagggggcttgggggggggttcagagacccctccccacattcccacccccctcagcagcagaatggggaggggtctcctcccccagtgcccccccccagagccccccgaggaggttttgaggttttttcctcccccgaCGCCGCCACCCCCGTGGAGGGgtttgaggagctgctgccggACCCCGcccacagggtgggatttggggggtcctgggggggatttgggggggatttggggggtcctgggggggatttgggggggatttgggggggatttgggggggatttcgggggtcctggggggatttggggggtcctgggggggcccTTGGGGGTCTTGAGGGGgcttgggggagatttggggggtcttggggtggttttgggggttcttggggttggtttgggggtttttggggtggtttttggggtttttggggtgctcagagtgacccccagacccgtttccccctccccagtgccCGTTGAAGCCGGATCCGTTCCAGCAGCGCGCGGCTGTGCCTGGAGCgccatcactgctgctggtggccgCTCACACCTCGGCCGGCAAAACCGCGGTGGCCGAGTACGCCATGGGGCTGGCCCGGCGCCACATGACacggtgagaccccaaaatggggctgggggaccccaaaatggggctgggggtccccaaaatggggctgggggtccccaaaatggggctgggggtcccaaaatGGAGCTGGGGGTCCCTAAAactgccccagggaccccaaaaccgttgaggggaccccaaaacccctgcagttttttggggtgacccccccgtgtccccccaggtccATCTACACCTCCCCCATCAAGGCTTTGTCCAAGCAGAAGTTTGGGGATTTCCGCGACACCTTCGGGGACGTGGGGCTGCTGACGGGGGACGTGCGGCTGCGCCCCGAGGCCGCGTGGCTGGTGATGAGCACCGAGATCctcagctggggaggggtcctgggggggctttggggggtcctgaggggtcctggggaggggttcaggacccccaggaccccccccagccccatttcctcCCCCCCAGGTCGATGCTGTCCAACGGCTCCGACGCCATCCGGGACCTGGAGTGGGTGATCTTCGACGAGGTTCACTGCGTCAATGACGatgaggtggggctgggggctctgggggggctctggggggggctctggggggctctgggggggctctgggggggctttggggagccctgggggggtcctgaagTAATTtaggaggggtctggggtggtttaggggagctctgaggggtcctgggagggtttAGGGGtggtctggggggtcctgggggcctctggggggttttgaggggtcctgaggggctctggggggggtcctgggggggtttggggggtcctgggggggttttggggagttctggagggtcctgggggggttttggggtggtctggggggttttggggggttctggagTGGTTTAGGGGATctctgggggttcctgggggtgttttggggtgttttggggtccccctgaccccccccgtgccccccagaggggtgtggtgtgggaggaggtgctggggggttcctgaggggttcctgggtgggtttttgggggttttgggggttcctgggggggtttttggggtgttttggggtccccctgacccccccatgccccccagaggggtgtggtgggggaggaggtgctgaTCCTGCTGCCCGAGCACGTGAAGCTGGTGCTGCTCAGCGCCACCGTCCCCAACGCCCTCGAGTTCGCCCAGTGGGTCGGGTACGGCCtgggggggcttttggggggtcctgggggggctttggggggtcctgaggggtcctgggggggctttggggaatccctggggggtttggggggtcctcagggggtttgagggggtcttggaggagtttggggtgtcctgagagggctttggggggttctcgggggattttggggggtcctcagggggtttgggggcttctcaggggggtttggggatcctgggggggtttggggggggtcctgaggatctttgggggtctctgagagggacatgggggggatctgggggctttgggggatCTTGGAGGGGCTTTAGTGATCTCTGAGGGGTTTATGGGGgttctcaggggggtttggggggtcctggggggttttgggggtccctggggtctctgggggtccctggggaggttttggggggtcccaggggtggtttgggggtccctgggggtctctcaGGGTGTCTCTCACCCCGTCAGTCGCACCAAGCGTCGCTGTGTCCGTGTTCTGAGCACCCCGCGCCGCCCGGTGCCGCTGGAGCATTTCCTGTTCACCGGGAACAGCGCCCGGAACCGGcaccagctgttccagctgctgggcccagggggggccttcagcacccaggggtgagacccccaaaacctgacccaaatctgacctgaaACTGCCTGAATCTGACCCAAATCCTGCCTAAAtgtgacccaaaacctgacacaaacctgacctgaaactgacccaaaatctgaccccaaaacctgatGCAGATCTGATCTGAAACTGcctaaatctgacccaaatctgacccaaaacctgcccaattctgacccaaatctgacccaaacctgaccctgaactgaccccaaatcctgccccaaaacctgacccaaatctgccccaaaatctctgcctaaatctgacccaaacctgacacaaacctgaccccaaacctgaccccaaacctgacccaaatcagacccaaaacctgacccaaaacctgcccaattctgacccaaacctgacccaaacctgacccaaaacctgcccaattctgacccaaatctgatccaaacctgacccaaaacctgacccaaatctaactcaaaatctgacccaaaacctgccctgaacctgccccaaaacctgccccaaaaacctgccccaaaacctgctCCAAactctgacccaaacctgaccccaaacctgaccccaaacctgaccccaaacctgacccaaacctgacccaaaacctgacccaaatcagacccaaacctgacccaaacctgacccaaacctgacccaaacctgacccaaaatctgaccccAAAATGTGTccaaaacctgaccccaaacctgaccccaaacctgacccaaacctgacccaaacctgacccaaaacctgacccaaatcagacccaaacctgacccaaatcagacccaaacctgacccaaacctgacccaaaacctgacccaaatcagacccaaacctgacccaaacctgacccaaacctgacccaaagcTGACCCAAagctgacccaaacctgacccaaatcagacccaaaacctgacccaaacctgacccaaaacctgacccaaatcagacccaaacctgacccaaacctgacccaaacctgacccaaaacctgacccaaacctgacccaaacctgacccaaatctgacccaaacctgacccaattctgccccaattctgccccaattctgccccaattctgccccaattctgacccaattctgccccaaacctgtcccAAACCTgcccctcccctgtcccaggtaCTACGCGGCGGTGGAGGCCaagaaggagcagagcagcaaacaCGCGCAGAGCTTCGGGGCACGGCAGCCCACCATGGGAGCCCCCAACCCTGGGCAggtactgggggtcccagggggtcccagtgaccccaaacccccaacccTGGATGGGTactgggggtcccatggggctgggggcagtttgggggtcccaaggggcagtttgggggtcccactgacCCTGTTCTCTCCCCCCAGGAGTGTGGGGTGtggctgtccctcctgcagaccctccatggggctgggggctgtttgtgggtcccatggggcagtttgggggtcccaaggggcagtttgggggtcccactgacCCTGTTCTCTCCCCCCAGGAGTGTGGGGTCTGGCCGTCCCTGCTGCAGACCCTCCGtgagcgggagctgctcccgGCCGTCACCTTCACCTTCTCCCGTGGCCGCTGCGAGGAGCAGGCGGCCGCCCTgggctccctggagctgctgagcgGGGCCGAGCGCGCCCAGGTCCGGCACTTCCTGACGCGCTGCCTGGCCCGGCTGCGCGGCTCCGACCGGCGCCTGCCACAGGTGGGGTCCCcgagaggatgaggagggagatTCTGGGGCGtgggagggtgattttggggtgtgggaaggtgattttggggtgtgggagggcgattttggggcATGAAGGGctattttggggtcccatggGGACGGGaagggcgattttggggtgtgggagggcgattttggggcgtgagggacggggattttggggtgtgaggggatggggagggcaattttggggtgtgagggacggggattttggggcgtgagggacagggattttggggcgtgagggacggggattttggggtgtgagggacggggattttggggtgtgagggacagggattttggggcgtgagggacggggattttggggtgtgagggacggggattttggggcgtgagggacggggattttggggtgtgagggacggggattttggggcgtgaaggacggggattttggggcgtgagggacggggattttggggcgtgagggacggggattttggggcgtgagggacggggattttggggtgtgagggacggggattttggggcgtgagggacggggattttggggcgtgaggggatggggagggcgattttgggtgattttggggtccgACAGGGACggggagggcgattttggggtgtgaggtgTAAAGAGGGAAGGGTTTGTACCTGGAGGAGGGGATCCAGCGCGTTCCTCCCCGCAGGTACTGCAGCTGTCGGAGCTGCTGCAGCGCGGCATCGGCGTCCACCACGGCGGGGTCCTGCCGCTGCTCAAGGAGGTGGTGGAGATGCTCTTCAGCCAGGGGCTGGTGAAGGTGAGCGGGGAAAAATGGCACAGCCGGCTGTGGGGCACGGGGATCCCACCCCATGGCTGCCCCACGCCTGGCCCAGGTGCTGTTTGCCACCGAGACCTTCGCCATGGGGGTGAACATGCCGGCGAGGACCGTCGTCTTCGACTCCATCCGCAAACACGACGGGAATGGCTTCCGGGATCTCCTGCCCGGTGAGGGgctggatgtggggctggggggagagcGGGTGGGAACgtgagggggaaatgggggaaagcagagagggaaaatgggagaaagctgaggggaaaatgggagaaagctgaggggaaaatgggagaaagctgagagtggaaatgggggaaagctgaggggaaatgtgaggggaaaatgggagaaagcggagagggaaaatgggagaaagctgaggggaaaatgggagaaagcggagagggaaaatgggagaaagctgaggggaaaatgggagaaagctgaggggaaaatgggagaaagctgagaggggaaatgggagaaagcggagagggaaaatgggagaaagctgagaggggaaatgggagaaagtggagagggaaaatgggagaaagctgaggggaaaatgggggaaagctgagggaaaatgggagaaagcggagagggaaaatgggagaaagctgaggggaaaatgggagaaagctgagaggggaaatgggagaaagctgaggggaaaatgggggaaagctgaggggaaaatgggagaaagctgaggggaaaatgggagaaagctgagaggggaaatgggagaaagctgagaggggaaatgggagaaagtggagagggaaaatgggagaaagctgaggggaaaatgggggaaagctgagagggaaaatgggagaaagcggagagggaaaatgggagaaagctgaggggaaaatgggagaaagctgagaggggaaatgggagaaagtggagagggaaaatgggagaaagctgaggggaaaatgggagaaagctgagaggggaaatgggagaaagcggagagggaaaatgggagaaagtggagagggaaaatgggagaaagctgagagggaaaatgggggaaaaggcaattgggaaaatgtagaaataggggaggaaagagtgaggagaaatgggaggaaagaggagaaatggaGGGAGGAGAGTTGCAATCGTgagggaaaacgtgaggggagaaaagagcgggaaaacgtgaggggagaaaagagtgagaaacgtgagaggaaaagagagggaaaacgAGAGggtaaaaaggcagaaaatctgagggagaaagagcagcaaacatGAGGGGAAAGCATCGGGAAAAGCGACGGGAAaggtgtggggaaaaaagagcagaaacgtgagggaaaaagaaacacgagcaggagagggcaggaaaTGTGAGGGTGGAAAGAgtgggaaacgtgaggggaaaatgggggaaaacgtgaggggagaaaatggggaaacggggagaaaatgggggaaaatgtgaggggagaaaagagcgggaaaacgtgaggggaaaaatggtgggaaatgagagagcaaaaaggcagaaaatctgagggagaaagagcagcaaacatGAGGGGAAAGCATCGGGAAAAGCGACGGGAAtcgtgaggggaaaaaagagcggAAACGTGAGGGAAAAAGGGCAGAAACGTGAgaggaaaagggcaggaaatgTGAGGGTGGAAAGAGTGGGAAACGTGaggagaaaatggagaaaacgtgaggggagaaaatggggaaacggggagaaaatgggggaaaatgtgaggggagaaaagagcgggaaaacgtgaggggaaaaatggtgggaaatgagAGAGCAAAAAGGCGGAAAATCtgagggagaaagagcagcaaacatGAGGGGAAAGCATCGGGAAAAGCGACGGGAAtcgtgaggggaaaaaagagcggAAACGTGAGGGAAAAAGGGCAGAAACGTGAgaggaaaagggcaggaaatgTGAAGGTGGAAACAgtgggaaacgtgaggggaaaatgggggaaaatgtgaggagagaaaatggggaaacggggagaaaatgggggaaaatgtgaggggagaaaagagcgggaatcctgaggggagaaaagagcgggaaaacgtgaggggagaaaagagcaggaaaacgtgaggggagaaaagagcgggaaaactgaggggagaaaagagcgggaaaacgtgaggggagaaaagagcgggaatcctgaggggaaaaaagagcgggaaaacgtgaggggaaaaatggtgggaaatgagAGAGCAAAAAGGCGGAAAATCtgagggagaaagagcagcaaacacgaggggaaagcagggggaaaagcGACGGGAAAGGtgaggggaggaagggcaggagccGTGAGGGGAAGAGCGGGAGGATCCGTGAGGAGAAGACGCCGGCGGCTCTGCGTCCCCACAGGCGAGTACACGCAGATGTCGGGGCGCGCCGGCCGCCGCGGGCTGGACACCACCGGCACCGTCATCATCCTCTGCAAGGGAGCCGTGCCCGAGCTGTCGGATCGGCACCGCATGATGCTGGTCAGTGCCTGACgtgtgtccccgcggtgtcactgccatgttcccagtgtgtccccacagtgtcaccgccATGTTCCCACCGTGTCACCGCCGTGTCACTGCCATGTTCTCACTGTGTTCCCCTCGtgttccccccgtgtccccacagtgtcaccgccatgttccccccgtgtccccacagtgtcactgccatgttcccagtgtgtccccacagtgtcaccgccATGTTCCCCCGTGTTCCCGCCGTTTCACTGCTGTGTCCCCGCCGTGTCAccactgtgtcactgctgtgtccccacagtgtcactgccatgttccCACCGTGTCCCCCGATGGCTTCGGCTCCCAACGGTCGCTCCCCGGCGCTGGGTCCAGAGCGGCCCGAGGAGGGGATGCTCTGTGTGCCGGAACGGTGAGAGGTGCGGGCGGGTCGGGGGGACTTTATCCACCGAGTATATACCTGGAAGTATAATGATGATCAAAATAGATactaaaaaatattgaagataaACGGGctgcttggtttttatttagttagaggcagggtttttaaataaataagaaaaaaataaataaaatatttcaagaatgaATATGTAAAGGtatagagaaatatatatatgtaggcataaaaataagtaaaaataagtaatagaaatatatacatatatattgaTTTATAATCTATAATATGATTTCTGTACGTATAGATGGTAATATGATATATTTTAGGATATGTTATGTGTTATGTATATCAACAAGGTatataaatatgataaaaaatatatattaaaagatttttaaataccgTTTAAGATAAAGggactgtttggtttttattaggtttgcttcggggcttttaaataaatactacaaaaataaaaacatagaaatgtatattaaatatataaagatatagaGATATGTGCAAccagaaaagtaaagaaatagaagtaatGCAAATATATACAAACAGGTTTATGTTTAATCTATATATctacattatatttatttaatagatgtattatatatataataaatatatatataattaaaatgtatataatatatttaatatataataatatatgtatacatgttaaaataatatattttgataCTTTATATATTGTGTGttatatataaatgaatatagtatataaatttaaacacaTGTTGTGGAAatagatgttaattttttttttttttttattttcattgttttggtaAGTTTCTCAGAGGCAATCCTCCCGTTGCAGCTGCTGACAGCACTGAAAACCTGTGTGCTTCGTGGTGTCCATCGCCCAGCTGGCAACGATTCCCTGGTGTTTGGTGCATTAAGTCACACCCAGCTGTGTGGGATGGCAGGTGAGCACATTGCCCGAGCCTTTTCGCTTTTCTGGCTCACACacaacttcctttccttttttatatggAAATCAGGGAAGAGGGTAGTGTATATTAGTATATTAGCATTTCTAGCAGATTTTTAACTGCCACTGATGCCCGTTCATCTTTGCAGTGTGGGTTTTCATGCTGACAAATCCTCTGCTTTGCCTTCTGCTCAGAGTCAGGTGGGCCCTTTATTGAACAGATTTATCTGCTACAAGGCTACgcagaaggatggaaaggaggaacacagggggaaaaaaaaatagatgaaaggCCATGCATTGATCACCTGATGTACTCCAGAGACAAACATGGCTATTACAGGTAACATGGAGCAGCCCTTCTGGCCTTTTCAGTTGTATTCAGAGAGATGTTTGCCTGCTGTGAATATCTGGGTGCTTGGAGTTCACTCTGATTTTAACAAGCCCATCAATAATAAAACATTGTATTGATAGAGCAAGATCTACTTCTGTAAAGTTGTTgctccacagaaaagcagcataaagAAGCTAGCTGGATTATTTGTATGATATGTAGCTTTTTTAggatgttttgttctttatatGGTGTTCATTTCAAATACAAGCGTGTGAACTTTGTGTTCCCTTTTAGGGGCTGGTTCTGGGGTAACAAGGAAACACAAGGCCTAAACACCTCTGGCTTGTCTGTCCAAGGATCTGCCTCAATTGTGGCTCCCATCCTTCTGAAGAACTCTTCAGCACAGTGAGTTACCTTCTATAACTATTTATTGTTGTATTGTTGTTGTGAGACCTCATTGCTGGGTGAGAAGACCAGGGGAAATTAAAGGCTGTATGCCACTGTTACTTCACTGAATTCTTGTACTctgttaaaatcaaaacaaaagggaTTTACACTGTAAGAAACACTTAAATGTAAGTTAAGGTAAAGGTCACAGTGCTAAAACCTAAGAGCAGATAGCCTTGAGCTCCTTTATATTCCTACTCCTGCCTCCAGGGTATCATCAGCTATCCCCTAGATCTTGCAGTGGAAGAGATGCTGAACCATCAGCTGTTCCATATTCTACACCACGTGTCTTTTTACCATGCTCCTCTGAGAAgcatctctcccttctctgtttctttgcagacaagaagggagaaattgggaTTGCCTTTGTTCTTTTGCCTGTTCATAAAAAGGCCGCTTGTGGCTGTGTGCAGTGGCAACTGCATCACAGAATCTTAGAGGTGATTATTCGCAGGTTAAggaaataattcccttttttgtcactgctgCGCTGAATTTCATAGGCGTGTGTGTGGCTCGATGCCTAAGATATTTAAAGCAGGTTTTATTCTTACAGGGGTTTTGCACACTAAAGTGTGCGCCcaggttttgtttccagaagTGAGGTGTAGCGCTGGGTGTTTCATTTGGTGTGTTACTTGTTCTGTTGTGTCAATAACTGCAGTgtcctccctgtgcctgtgtaTTGCAGGGGCAGTCGAGTGCTGGTTATAAAGGTGGTGATAATTAGGAATAAGCTGTTTAAGCTTGGATAAATGTTTAGAAATCATTGCTTAGATATTGCTGTGTAAAACGCTCGCTCGCGGTGGGAGaattctccagggtcaagctgttcaggtatgtgcagtttattatatgggtaaagagaggggagagctgtgtccgccaccagcctcggcgtccgcgtggtccgggggaggagggagagaacggggagagcaggagaggagaggatggaaaaggggaaggagggagtaagagcaacagagggagagcGGGGGAAACCAGGGAGGGATAAGAGGGGGGAgacaagagaggggtaagaggggAAAACCCAAGAGGGTAAGagtaagagagggaaagagtggAAGAGgtaagagagggggagaggggagctgagagaggagTAAAGGGGTACGAGAGAAGAGCCGAGAGGTACGAGAGAGGTTAAGAGGTAAGAGAGAAAAGCTAAGAGAGAGGTTAAGAGAGGTTTAAGATAGAAAAGctaagagagcgaagttcttgttacaatccaatctatctttttctatagtgaatattctaattcccagtaaccaatcactacgaga is drawn from Poecile atricapillus isolate bPoeAtr1 chromosome W, bPoeAtr1.hap1, whole genome shotgun sequence and contains these coding sequences:
- the LOC131591536 gene encoding superkiller complex protein 2-like — protein: SAPPPTPPRRSDSLEELLGQVGNNGEGSPPPVPPPRAPRGGFEVFSSPDAATPVEGFEELLPDPAHRCPLKPDPFQQRAAVPGAPSLLLVAAHTSAGKTAVAEYAMGLARRHMTRSIYTSPIKALSKQKFGDFRDTFGDVGLLTGDVRLRPEAAWLVMSTEILRSMLSNGSDAIRDLEWVIFDEVHCVNDDERGVVGEEVLILLPEHVKLVLLSATVPNALEFAQWVGRTKRRCVRVLSTPRRPVPLEHFLFTGNSARNRHQLFQLLGPGGAFSTQGYYAAVEAKKEQSSKHAQSFGARQPTMGAPNPGQECGVWPSLLQTLRERELLPAVTFTFSRGRCEEQAAALGSLELLSGAERAQVRHFLTRCLARLRGSDRRLPQVLQLSELLQRGIGVHHGGVLPLLKEVVEMLFSQGLVKVLFATETFAMGVNMPARTVVFDSIRKHDGNGFRDLLPGEYTQMSGRAGRRGLDTTGTVIILCKGAVPELSDRHRMMLVSA
- the LOC131591372 gene encoding uncharacterized protein LOC131591372 isoform X2, which codes for MFPPCPPMASAPNGRSPALGPERPEEGMLCVPERFSEAILPLQLLTALKTCVLRGVHRPAGNDSLVFGALSHTQLCGMAESGGPFIEQIYLLQGYAEGWKGGTQGEKKIDERPCIDHLMYSRDKHGYYRGWFWGNKETQGLNTSGLSVQGSASIVAPILLKNSSAQGSRVLVIKVVIIRNKLFKLG